The DNA region CGagacagatacataaattcataagatttaaCGTGAGAGAAAATTATATAGGAGAATAATCCTATATCCTATATAGGATTATATGGGAGGAATATAGTCTTTACAGGTACTATAATTCAAGCAAGCtaaatacacttttaaaaaaattcacgcGTGAGTTATGTAATTCAACTGTAGTTAAGTTACGtatcaatattttagttactaaTTAGAagcataaacaaaattttatccGTGTGGCTCCGGCTTATAGAATAGCACCTCCCCATCCCTACCTGTGGGTATCGTAAAAGGCGACTAAGGGATTTTTAAGGCGTAGGGCagtgacgaccccatcgccccCTGGTAGGATAATTTGAACAACAACTACTTCCGCTATCGGTTAGTCCAAGTAGTGGTAGTGTCATGCTGCATTAGCAGCCGAATGAGCTGACACGATCGGGGTAATACCACTTTCCTACTGAAAACAAGCGTGAAGTGGCCCACGTAGGACGTGTGTCGCGTTTCGTTTAATGTTGTGGAACTTCCAGAAGCTCTCCGAATCATGGCAGCGTTATTTAATAGAACATTTTTACCCCAGGAGGGTACCTGCACTTCTGGTGCAGTAGAATCCGACCATGGGTGTGCTTACTCAGGCTGTCCCGCGTATTCTGGGGGGGACAAAATACCGCTCAACTGCAGAGGAAAATCTAGAAATAAACTCACGGcaaaacaatttaacacagactttaataacattatgggCTTCACTCTAATTTAAATCCCGTCCATTTTCACCTCGAGACGGCAAAGCGTATGGGATATAGAGTTCGATTGCTCGTAGCACCACATCGGTAACAGACTCAGCGCTGGCATCAGGATCACTACCCTTGAAGCAGACTTGTGACCAGGGGCATGCTGCAAAGAAATGACGCATGTCATCCCAATTGGCCGATTTATAATGCCAGACACGACGGCATTCCGAAAACTGCGTGCGGATTCGACGCCTAATTGGCACAACGGTACGCACCAAGCAGTGGTCGGAGGACCCAAGTGGGGTATCCACATTAACCTCATAGAAGTCTGGGTGGAAAGTCAGCATAAGATCTGATAGCGAGGGCTGATGGTCAGCTCggtctggtattcgcgtaggCGTTGTGACCAGTTGAGTTAAACCATATGCAAGAGCGAAATTATGGAAGCCTCTTCCCGAATAGTCGGTTGTACGAGAATTCAACCACTCAGAATTATGGGCATTGAAATTACCCAGTATAACGACTTCAGCAGGCGACAGAGACAGAAGGGAATCAAGAGCAGTTTGGACATGTTCTATAAGTCGATGAACTTCGGTGTTACCGCTGTGTGACCTTTAAATGCAGCAGTATATGCGCGGATGGTCAGCACATTCTACGCGTACCCACAAGGTAGAAAGATCGGATTCTTCCAAATGTAAGAGGCGACGGAAATTTATATCCTCACGAATGTAAAAGCATACACCGGCttgtgaattaaaattatgctcAAAACAATAGCCTGGATAGTGCAAATGTTCAACAGACGAGGGAAGTATCTTGGTCTCCGTTAGAAACAATAAGACCGGCTTTGCCGTCTCGAGGAGAAAATGGACGAGATTTATATTAGAGTGAAGCCCCCTAATGTTAGTAAAGTCTGTGTTAAATTGTGTTGCCGAgagtttatttctataatcGATTATTTTTTCACATCCCTAATCAGTTGTCAGTGCTTCTTAATTTGACTTGAAGGTCtcgttatataataaaaaatatgtacagtACAGTCTCGTTATAttcaaaagtattttcttcACTCACACTTCATAGCAGTTAGCACAGATTGTTATTATAAAGCGACATTCCAGTAGAGTATGATGCACATAGAAGTTAGAACACTTCAACAATTAACAGTATGATCAACGCTAGATTAAATAGTGCATACAAGttgaaattgataaaattaaaaaagcattAAGCTACCCAGATAAAGGTTAAGGTTATAATGTGGACCATAatcgttataataatattttccgtTATAGCCTATTTTATTACtgataatttaatacctaagttaaaggatttatttataaatgccGGCCTCTATGGTGTAGATTTGTGTAAGATCTCAAAGGAGAAAATGTAAGTGTGAGAATGtaataaacatacatactgaatttaaaacttctgtgtttaaaaatacaatgttttcAGTCCAGAAGCAATAGGAGTTGTTTCAGGATGTGTATTTTTAGTGACAATTTTTCTATTCATACCAATAGTTTTTGGAAATAACCTTATTGATACAAGACTTTTCCCCCACAATGAGGTATgtgaattgaaatataatacatgtaTATTAAAACGGATAAAGTTGCTGCAAACAGAGTTAATTAATCTctgttttagttattttctttctattcaAAACAtactaatatacatattttttatggtaAGTTTGCAGAGTTATTGGCAGCTTTGTTGTCAATTTGTTGTATGTTGCTCTTGGGTTTTGCTGACGATGTATTGGATCTACGGTGGAAATATAAACTTCTCCTGCCAACAGTAGCATCTCTTCCATTGCTGGTAGTTTACTATGTGAACTTTAATTCAACAACAATTATTGTACCAGTACCATTAAGACACTTTTTAGGAAGTTCGGTAAATATTGGTAGGTAAttcatgatttttatttagtgttaaatttgatattatttattatcattctGTTGATGTTTTgagaataattatattttctacctAATTAATGactaataacaatttttgtcaagtatatgatatattttttgaatatgaATGAAGGTCAAATCAAATTTTCAGGATTTCTCTACTATGTATATATGGGAATGTTGGCAGTTTTCTGTACCAatgctataaatattttagctgGTATAAATGGTCTTGAAGTAGGACAATCTGTAATAATTGCcatgtcaataataatatttgacatTTTGGAACTTGGTGGAGAGCAGCAAAAGGCCCATACTTTTTCTTTGCATATAATGATTCCATATCTTGCAACAACACTAGCACTATTAAAACACAATtggtaattgtatttttatatttatgtgtctgtttaatatttaattattattaatgaaaggCTGTGCTGACTTTACTTggcacttttttttaatatttttatttacagcctATTTAAGACTGCAATAAGCTGTGTTGACCCAATGAATTGAGAGTGCAACTCAAAATCCTGTgcaatttaaacaaacaattatcaTGAAACTTACAGAAAAATGTGTTAGGGATAATGTAGCATTCTAACATTTTAAACCAGTCAATAGGTTTTCAGTTAACTTGTAggttttatagatatataagcatagattaataaataagattgaaGTATTTATACTATTTGGTATTGAGAGtgaaactttaaatttttcctataaaaatgcaaaaaatacatgtgagactattatttataaaattaaatctgtaATTTATACATCTTCATCTTAATTTCAGGTATCCATCTAAAGTATTTATTGGTGATACATTTTGTTATGTATCTGGGATGACATTTGCTGTGGTTGCTATCTTAGGTCattttagtaaaactgttCTGCTTTTTTTCattccacaaatatttaattttatttattctacacCACAGTTATTTCATATCATTCCATGTCCAAGACATCGTCTTCCCAAATATTGTGCAGAGACTGATGTAGTTGAAGCAAGTCGAAcagtcataaaaaaaaatgacattAATGTCATAAGCGGAGCTTTATTGAGAATTTTGTCATTATTACATCTAGTTAATAAGTTAGAGGATAACCAATGTATATACACCaacaatttaactttaattaatttatttttgattaaacttGGACCAATGTCAGAAGCTAAACTTACAATGtgtcttttattatttcagtgTTTATGTTCATGTTTAGCATTTATAATAAGATATCCAATGGcttcatatttttatgatcTATAGCCGTTTTACTATTTTACTTTGTAAACAAATgtcttatttaaaatcatgaaataaagtatatttaaaaacttaaagtattttaaagaaccagttttatattttgataggCTTAAGGAGCAGCTGTCCTGGATATATAGCTATGCAATTACTGTTATGACCATCTTATCAAAGCAGTATATCAGGATACAAAACAGATGAGTATggcttaataatataaattgtcaaTAATATCTCCATTAGTCTCTCCTATTTTCTTAatctttacaaaaataaaattggaacATGAAcaagttttagatttaaaaagaaattgtgTCAAAAATGTGATGTATCTGCatcttaataatttagaacattttatcaaacaactttaaaaaaatgcaagtATTTGTAAaggattattataatttaatattacacctTTACATTTCTTTTCCATAACTTAACCAAAtttcatacaatatattatcttCTGAATCATTTTCGTTTATTACTCTTAGCGTTTTAAGTGTTTGTAGATAAAACGTCAACTCTGAAGTTACAATACCATGTTGAGGACTTCCATTGGCAACAATGTTCAATTTTGCTAAATGCTCTCGTAGTTTATCCTTAAAGTTTTCATGGACagtcatatatattttctgaaTCTGATTTAAAGgcaaaatatctattaaagcTTCATGTAGCTTAACTAGATGTTTAGATATATTTCGAAATGTTTGTGATGGTACTGGTGGTTTTGCATCCCAACCGACAAGCTGTGAGCATAACATATTGCTCactataaatgatattttattttctatttcttttttatgccCCTCAATGTCATGCTCTATACTACTGAATCCATTTAAAGCCAGGTCTTTTGAATGTAATTTTTCAAGCAAATTTACTATCATTGGTAAAAGCCATAGTATTACTTGCAAAGATCTGGATACAAGTGCTAAATTTGAAgttgaaatagtttttaatcctGCACTCTGTATTGCTCCAGCACCTAATACCAACTGACAGCATCGTGAATTAAAAAGTCTAATTAATTCTAACATACAATGAATTAGATATTGAACTATATCTGGTGACTGTTTTGTTGCATCACAGTAttcaagtaaaattttaatcaatagTTGTACTATTGCAGGTACAGCATAATTttctttgttaattattaagtattttccaTCTGGTTTTCCATTTTCATAGTGTAAAACAGATGGTATTTCACCCATTTCACACATGGTGTTAATAACACTTTGCAATTCATAAGGAACTTCAGCTATTTtccatttttcattattaagtGCAGTAGTTAGTTGAGATCTTCTttctaaatgtaaattttgaatGAATTTCATTGCAAAACTTCTAAGAGCTAGTTTTAATGCATTGCTGGAATGACCTGTTATTTCCTCACACTTtaacgaaaaattatctagCAATTCAGACAATTTGGATAACTGAGACAGATCCGTAAAAACATAATCTTTGTCAGTCCTAGCTACAATAAGATTGGCACACCTTTCATTGCAATAGTCTGAAAGTGATGCAATCAATTTACTAACTCTCTCTTCCAAAGCACTCTGTTCTTCTGGGTTCCAACTATCATCAAATTCATTTCCAGTAACATCACTCATTTGACTAACATCTTGAATCACATTACAGAGTGATagaatctttataaataaatttattatttttggggTAACCTTCTGCAGGAATATGATTCCCTCATTACATAAAAGCCACATATCTGTACTAGATCCTCTCAAAACAATTTCAGAATGTCCATCTCTTTCTGAAATGATTTCTACAACGCTTTGTTTAATTGTTGTTTGGATTGAAGTCATTGCTTCCATTTTAAAAGTATCTAAAAACTCAAATTCCTTTAATCTCAGTATGCCTGATACTATAGAGACTATTTTATCTTTGTCTGGaatgttattataatcttTCTCTGAACTATTAAAGTCAGCAATTATATACCTTGAAAATTCATCATTAagcattttttgtattaaccTCTTCATCTCTGTTAACTGAGAAGAAAGATGACGAAAAGCCTGTACACCTGAAAGTCTAGTTGACAATACTTTTTGAGTAGAACTAATTAGATCTAGAGCAGCTACATAGTCTGAAGTACTTAATAGAAGCTGTATCATGGGTTGAGTTTGTTGAACTGTACtcattaatttaagtaattcaTGTACATTATTTAAGTTGTGTTTAATCTTTGTAAGGCTTATTAATTCAAGAGGACTGGaagttaaattatgtttaacatcaattatttcttttctggTACATTGAACTGTTTTTATAGCTCGAGCCATTTGTTCCATTATAGTATCATGAGAAAGCATAGCATGAAAAAAAGCATCTGATTTTTGGGCTACTTGCTTTGATATTTTCACTTCAACAACATCAAGGTATGTACTTAATGTTTCTTGAAGTATTCTTATGGCTGAATTTATATCTTGTGAATGGGAAAGTCCAGGAAATATTTGTCCAAAATTTTTTGGATCATTAAGAGCTAATGattgttcataaaatatactagGTACTTCACACTCATTTTCAATAATTGGGGCCTTTGATTTTATAGGTATGTTCTCCTTTAACTGACAATGTCTTCTAAATCTTTTGGATATCCTTTTACAGTAAGTCTCAAAGTGCAATAAAGTAATTTCTGGCAAATATGGACTAGGGTATATTTCTACTTTATCTATAAAACTGTCCCCCCATGTTTTGGTAAAAAAGTTACTTTGTTTACCTctattaggatcatttaagaCCGCCGGCAAATTTAATGAAGATGAGTAGAAGTTCCAATTTTCAGAATCATTTCTGTTGTGTACATGATGTTGCctaatatgatatttaaaaccCGCCTTTCTCAGATCACCAAACTGCAATGCAGAACAAATTCCATTTGGTCCATATTGGCATAGTATCATAGATCCATCTTTAATACTGTGCTTTTCTTGAATATGTctgaaaaattaagaatattattaaattaaacttggCATAGGTATCACCTcaacacaattaattttaaactataacaGAAATATTATAGAGGTCCATTACATTAATGACTAGATGTGCTTAGCGTGTTTTCTTGCTTGTTAATTCCGTGGTagcgttataataaatatccttCCATTAGATAAATGGACTGACTAATacgaaaagattttttaagtaatGCTGTACATCAGCGCTGTCAACCAAACAAAGACAGTTTtcaactatataatattataaatgtaaagataCCAACTTTTCGAATTCCGAGATCGTAGTGAAGAGCAATTTTGGGCAATGGACACAATTTTGCCATATTGGCGTTTTAGAACAGGCATTCGAATTATTCTCCATAACATGATTATCTTCACCAAAAGACGTTTTACGTTATCTTGATTGTGTCATTGAAAGTTGAATTAACTAttcatgatttaaaaataatattaattgttacacCCGCTTAAtaagaaacaaatttttataaaacatgacGAAAGCCCCAAGgccataattttttaacttattgcTATAAGATAGTGACAAATTagattttcttataatatcaCTGTCGAGTATCAAATGTCAGACGTCAGTACTCACAACTGAACTTTAAAACGTAGTATCACAGACACGTAATATACAAGACTAGGGTCCCCAGAAACGATCAATTACGATCAGAGTAATccaaaaatttaagtttatactTTACAATAAGCAATGATAAAAGTTTTGATTAATGGCAAAAGACGCGTCGTATTTTGAGGGTTCTTGTGGGAAAgtgattgttttattaatcttGTGTCTGAGATCTCGTCCGCGTAATCAAACAGAAGCTTGAATGGGAATAATTTTACTACACACGATGTCACGTGACCAAGTATTTTAGGTGTGTAAGCAAATGAGTTAGCAGGACGCCCATAAAAGGCAGTCATCGCAGgtcatggacacccattttagtggaTGGGTTGCCGGCCCTCGAGGGAAGAGTGTGCTCTCTTTTTAGAAGTCGTATCTCCAAGGGAAGACCTCCACCGGGAGTCATTTCCACAGTTTACTAGtttgcaaaataaaatgccTAGTGCCATCAAGGCGATACGGATGAAATCTGAAGTTAATACGGCTCGTACCGTGATAAAACAAGTAGAGAGAGATAATCAAGCCGATCAGAATGTTGGAGGTTGACAATTCAATAAGTTTCAGATCATTGCGCAATTGGACTTGGACTTCTTTAAATATCCACCTGATTTTAGAAATAAGTTTGCTACGGCTATTCAGGTCGAGAGCTTGGATAACTAAGAACCGATTGCGATAAGTTTCTAGGTTTGAGCGGTTGCTTTTTTTGGGATTGGGGTGAACATGGGCAGTCTTCTATGAACTTAGAACTATGTCCGAGGCTTATTGTACGAGATCAGACGTGACACACAGTTATTTTGCACCGTTGTGATTGCTGATTATGCTGAGTGACCCACCCGAAAGCCGTCAAGGATCCACAGTGCTTGCTCTTCGCTGATAATCTCAAACTATACATGTTCATAGACAGTCCAGATACGGcagcaaaaaaattatcaagtgGTTAAAGGGAGCATAAGAAATGGATTGGAGTTTAATTTGTCAAAATGCATAAATATGTCTTTCTCGTAAGTTAAGAACTGGGAATTGACCACAAAACAGTTTTAGCGTATTTGAAAAACACTGGGTACACAAAAAAAGGTCAATGTTTGGGCACCTCACGAGCTCACTGAAAGAAACCTAATGAACCGTGTACTCATTTGTGATTCTTTTTTACGATGTAATGAAACCGAACCATTTTTGAAGAAGCTGATAACTGGTGATGAACCTGCGAAAAAGATCGTGGTCAAATGTCAGTCAGGCTTCACAGACTGTGGCGTAACCCGGGTTAAGTCGCAACAAGATGATGCTGTGTGTGTGGTAAGATTGGAAGggtattattcattatgagcTGTTGCCACCAGGCAGGG from Pieris brassicae chromosome 2, ilPieBrab1.1, whole genome shotgun sequence includes:
- the LOC123718670 gene encoding UDP-N-acetylglucosamine--dolichyl-phosphate N-acetylglucosaminephosphotransferase → MWTIIVIIIFSVIAYFITDNLIPKLKDLFINAGLYGVDLCKISKEKIPEAIGVVSGCVFLVTIFLFIPIVFGNNLIDTRLFPHNEFAELLAALLSICCMLLLGFADDVLDLRWKYKLLLPTVASLPLLVVYYVNFNSTTIIVPVPLRHFLGSSVNIGFLYYVYMGMLAVFCTNAINILAGINGLEVGQSVIIAMSIIIFDILELGGEQQKAHTFSLHIMIPYLATTLALLKHNWYPSKVFIGDTFCYVSGMTFAVVAILGHFSKTVLLFFIPQIFNFIYSTPQLFHIIPCPRHRLPKYCAETDVVEASRTVIKKNDINVISGALLRILSLLHLVNKLEDNQCIYTNNLTLINLFLIKLGPMSEAKLTMCLLLFQCLCSCLAFIIRYPMASYFYDL
- the LOC123718663 gene encoding vacuolar protein sorting-associated protein 54, giving the protein MENNSNACSKTPIWQNCVHCPKLLFTTISEFEKHIQEKHSIKDGSMILCQYGPNGICSALQFGDLRKAGFKYHIRQHHVHNRNDSENWNFYSSSLNLPAVLNDPNRGKQSNFFTKTWGDSFIDKVEIYPSPYLPEITLLHFETYCKRISKRFRRHCQLKENIPIKSKAPIIENECEVPSIFYEQSLALNDPKNFGQIFPGLSHSQDINSAIRILQETLSTYLDVVEVKISKQVAQKSDAFFHAMLSHDTIMEQMARAIKTVQCTRKEIIDVKHNLTSSPLELISLTKIKHNLNNVHELLKLMSTVQQTQPMIQLLLSTSDYVAALDLISSTQKVLSTRLSGVQAFRHLSSQLTEMKRLIQKMLNDEFSRYIIADFNSSEKDYNNIPDKDKIVSIVSGILRLKEFEFLDTFKMEAMTSIQTTIKQSVVEIISERDGHSEIVLRGSSTDMWLLCNEGIIFLQKVTPKIINLFIKILSLCNVIQDVSQMSDVTGNEFDDSWNPEEQSALEERVSKLIASLSDYCNERCANLIVARTDKDYVFTDLSQLSKLSELLDNFSLKCEEITGHSSNALKLALRSFAMKFIQNLHLERRSQLTTALNNEKWKIAEVPYELQSVINTMCEMGEIPSVLHYENGKPDGKYLIINKENYAVPAIVQLLIKILLEYCDATKQSPDIVQYLIHCMLELIRLFNSRCCQLVLGAGAIQSAGLKTISTSNLALVSRSLQVILWLLPMIVNLLEKLHSKDLALNGFSSIEHDIEGHKKEIENKISFIVSNMLCSQLVGWDAKPPVPSQTFRNISKHLVKLHEALIDILPLNQIQKIYMTVHENFKDKLREHLAKLNIVANGSPQHGIVTSELTFYLQTLKTLRVINENDSEDNILYEIWLSYGKEM